In a genomic window of Rhopalosiphum maidis isolate BTI-1 chromosome 4, ASM367621v3, whole genome shotgun sequence:
- the LOC113556707 gene encoding lipoprotein lipase-like isoform X1 → MRRTLLLNITTTILMLIIQQNDACFVRTVMRFVQKAVIRWDGFDQKYIQMLSVNDKNVDIQYWNSDIGNDKSIKIKFDHEYDILEHWIPDLPLKVIIHGWLDSIVHEDGVFCIKTAYINVGGYNVITVDWGGIAGNRNYMLPMLMTSKIGARLSKVLDNIVSLGVIKPANIHLIGHSLGAHIAGVCGSLMKSGKIGRITGLDPAGPGFEFAKLQKKGLKKTDAIFVDIIHTSGGSTGIYHSAGHADFFPNGGTVPQSGCYDGMKFERLIGVVGCSHSRAYMLYEDSIYNVNSMKGVKCMSWDDYLDNKCDSTKGTPMGHGTSTKARGDFYLRTKSAAPFDAQETTKEDL, encoded by the exons ATGCGCCGAACGCTGCTGCTCAACATCACCACAACGATCCTCATGCTTATAATCCAACAGAACGACG CATGTTTCGTGAGGACTGTTATGCGATTTGTGCAAAAAGCAGTCATCAGATGGGATGGGTTTgatcaaaaatacatacaaatgttGTCCGTCAATGATAAAAACGTGGACATCCAATACTGGAATTC GGATATTGGTAACGAcaaatcgataaaaataaaattcgatCACGAGTACGACATATTAGAACATTGGATTCCAGATTTGcctttaaaagtaattatacacGGATGGCTCGACTCTATCGTACACGAGGATGGCGTGTTTTGCATAAAAACag CTTACATAAATGTCGGAGGATATAACGTGATAACCGTGGACTGGGGTGGCATAGCGGGAAACCGGAATTACATGTTGCCGATGTTGATGACTTCAAAAATAGGTGCCAGACTGTCTAAGGTGTTGGATAATATCGTGAGTCTCGGCGTAATCAAACCGGCGAACATACATCTAATCGGTCACAGTCTCGGGGCGCACATCGCCGGCGTGTGTGGGTCCCTGATGAAGTCGGGAAAAATCGGCCGAATAACGG GTCTCGATCCAGCCGGACCGGGCTTTGAGTTTGCGAAGTTGCAGAAAAAAGGGCTGAAAAAAACTGACGCTATATTCGTGGACATTATTCACACGTCTGGTGGTTCCACGGGCATTTATCACTCGGCGGGTCATGCGGACTTCTTCCCGAACGGCGGCACCGTGCCTCAATCGGGCTGTTACGACGGTATGAAGTTCGAAAGGTTAATCGGAGTCG TTGGTTGTAGTCACTCCAGAGCGTATATGCTGTACGAAGACTCCATTTACAATGTCAATTCTATGAAGGGGGTCAAGTGTATGTCCTGGGATGATTACTTGGACAACAAGTGCGACAGTACTAAGGGAACGCCGATGGGACACGGCACTTCAACCAA GGCAAGaggtgatttttatttgaggaCCAAAAGTGCTGCCCCTTTTGATGCTCAGGAAACAACAAAAGAAGACCTCTAA
- the LOC113547967 gene encoding lipase member H-B-like: MNVSTAIVLLIVFQLIYHAQFLIFDGEDNDGSRKGIIRRSINGSALTFLYSNSKLGNDMPIDIEFGNESKVLDYWIDGLPLKVITHGWLASDENFTGVFCIKTAYVDTGGYNVFTVDWSHIAEDIIYSTPAILTLSVGNLIAEFFERLIAHTGTHPSDIHLIGHSLGAHVMGSCGSNFKSEKIGRITGLDPACPGFHCIPLQKKHLNRDDAEFVDVIHTSAGTLGYLDSLGHVDFYPNGGIAPQPGSGVLILEFLIGSHSRAYELYADSVYNKKSLVATQCGTWLDFKSGKCENNTKIMMGHDAEKNISALGDFYLKTSRVNPFGIL; the protein is encoded by the exons TACTGTTGATTGTGTTCCAGTTGATCTATCACG ctcagtttttaatattcgacGGAGAAGACAACGACGGTTCCCGAAAAGGGATTATACGAAGGTCTATCAATGGATCCGCATTGACTTTTCTCTATTCGAACTC TAAGCTTGGAAATGATATGCCAATAGACATTGAATTCGGTAACGAATCAAAAGTACTTGATTATTGGATTGACGGTCTTCCTTTAAAAGTCATTACTCACGGATGGCTTGCGTCAGACGAAAATTTCACTGGAGTGTTTTGCATTAAAACCG cTTATGTCGACACCGGAGGGTACAACGTTTTCACAGTAGATTGGAGCCATATCGCAGAAGATATTATCTACAGCACACCGGCAATCCTGACCTTATCCGTGGGTAATCTGATTGCTGAATTTTTCGAACGTTTGATCGCACACACGGGGACACATCCGTCGGACATACATTTAATAGGCCACAGTCTTGGTGCCCACGTCATGGGGTCTTGCGGCTCTAATTTTAAATCGGAAAAAATTGGCAGGATCACCG GTCTGGATCCAGCCTGCCCCGGGTTTCACTGTATTCCTTTGCAGAAAAAGCATTTGAACAGAGATGATGCAGAGTTTGTTGACGTGATACACACATCTGCAGGGACTCTAGGCTATTTGGATAGTCTGGGTCACGTCGATTTCTATCCCAATGGCGGAATAGCACCACAACCGGGTTCTGGTGTCTTAATATTAGAGTTCT TAATTGGCAGTCATTCGAGAGCGTACGAACTCTATGCGGATTctgtgtacaataaaaaatctttagtCGCGACACAATGTGGTACGTGGTTAGACTTTAAATCAGGCAAGTGTGAAAACAACACTAAAATCATGATGGGACACGATGCAgagaaaaatattag TGCTCTGGGTGATTTTTACTTGAAGACCAGTCGAGTGAATCCGtttggtattttataa
- the LOC113556707 gene encoding lipoprotein lipase-like isoform X2, translated as MRFVQKAVIRWDGFDQKYIQMLSVNDKNVDIQYWNSDIGNDKSIKIKFDHEYDILEHWIPDLPLKVIIHGWLDSIVHEDGVFCIKTAYINVGGYNVITVDWGGIAGNRNYMLPMLMTSKIGARLSKVLDNIVSLGVIKPANIHLIGHSLGAHIAGVCGSLMKSGKIGRITGLDPAGPGFEFAKLQKKGLKKTDAIFVDIIHTSGGSTGIYHSAGHADFFPNGGTVPQSGCYDGMKFERLIGVVGCSHSRAYMLYEDSIYNVNSMKGVKCMSWDDYLDNKCDSTKGTPMGHGTSTKARGDFYLRTKSAAPFDAQETTKEDL; from the exons ATGCGATTTGTGCAAAAAGCAGTCATCAGATGGGATGGGTTTgatcaaaaatacatacaaatgttGTCCGTCAATGATAAAAACGTGGACATCCAATACTGGAATTC GGATATTGGTAACGAcaaatcgataaaaataaaattcgatCACGAGTACGACATATTAGAACATTGGATTCCAGATTTGcctttaaaagtaattatacacGGATGGCTCGACTCTATCGTACACGAGGATGGCGTGTTTTGCATAAAAACag CTTACATAAATGTCGGAGGATATAACGTGATAACCGTGGACTGGGGTGGCATAGCGGGAAACCGGAATTACATGTTGCCGATGTTGATGACTTCAAAAATAGGTGCCAGACTGTCTAAGGTGTTGGATAATATCGTGAGTCTCGGCGTAATCAAACCGGCGAACATACATCTAATCGGTCACAGTCTCGGGGCGCACATCGCCGGCGTGTGTGGGTCCCTGATGAAGTCGGGAAAAATCGGCCGAATAACGG GTCTCGATCCAGCCGGACCGGGCTTTGAGTTTGCGAAGTTGCAGAAAAAAGGGCTGAAAAAAACTGACGCTATATTCGTGGACATTATTCACACGTCTGGTGGTTCCACGGGCATTTATCACTCGGCGGGTCATGCGGACTTCTTCCCGAACGGCGGCACCGTGCCTCAATCGGGCTGTTACGACGGTATGAAGTTCGAAAGGTTAATCGGAGTCG TTGGTTGTAGTCACTCCAGAGCGTATATGCTGTACGAAGACTCCATTTACAATGTCAATTCTATGAAGGGGGTCAAGTGTATGTCCTGGGATGATTACTTGGACAACAAGTGCGACAGTACTAAGGGAACGCCGATGGGACACGGCACTTCAACCAA GGCAAGaggtgatttttatttgaggaCCAAAAGTGCTGCCCCTTTTGATGCTCAGGAAACAACAAAAGAAGACCTCTAA
- the LOC113556707 gene encoding lipoprotein lipase-like isoform X3 yields MRKVFISAYKLRSIVAFEFRDIGNDKSIKIKFDHEYDILEHWIPDLPLKVIIHGWLDSIVHEDGVFCIKTAYINVGGYNVITVDWGGIAGNRNYMLPMLMTSKIGARLSKVLDNIVSLGVIKPANIHLIGHSLGAHIAGVCGSLMKSGKIGRITGLDPAGPGFEFAKLQKKGLKKTDAIFVDIIHTSGGSTGIYHSAGHADFFPNGGTVPQSGCYDGMKFERLIGVVGCSHSRAYMLYEDSIYNVNSMKGVKCMSWDDYLDNKCDSTKGTPMGHGTSTKARGDFYLRTKSAAPFDAQETTKEDL; encoded by the exons atgagaaaagtttttatatcgGCATACAAGTTAAGATCAATTGTGGCTTTCGAATTTAGGGATATTGGTAACGAcaaatcgataaaaataaaattcgatCACGAGTACGACATATTAGAACATTGGATTCCAGATTTGcctttaaaagtaattatacacGGATGGCTCGACTCTATCGTACACGAGGATGGCGTGTTTTGCATAAAAACag CTTACATAAATGTCGGAGGATATAACGTGATAACCGTGGACTGGGGTGGCATAGCGGGAAACCGGAATTACATGTTGCCGATGTTGATGACTTCAAAAATAGGTGCCAGACTGTCTAAGGTGTTGGATAATATCGTGAGTCTCGGCGTAATCAAACCGGCGAACATACATCTAATCGGTCACAGTCTCGGGGCGCACATCGCCGGCGTGTGTGGGTCCCTGATGAAGTCGGGAAAAATCGGCCGAATAACGG GTCTCGATCCAGCCGGACCGGGCTTTGAGTTTGCGAAGTTGCAGAAAAAAGGGCTGAAAAAAACTGACGCTATATTCGTGGACATTATTCACACGTCTGGTGGTTCCACGGGCATTTATCACTCGGCGGGTCATGCGGACTTCTTCCCGAACGGCGGCACCGTGCCTCAATCGGGCTGTTACGACGGTATGAAGTTCGAAAGGTTAATCGGAGTCG TTGGTTGTAGTCACTCCAGAGCGTATATGCTGTACGAAGACTCCATTTACAATGTCAATTCTATGAAGGGGGTCAAGTGTATGTCCTGGGATGATTACTTGGACAACAAGTGCGACAGTACTAAGGGAACGCCGATGGGACACGGCACTTCAACCAA GGCAAGaggtgatttttatttgaggaCCAAAAGTGCTGCCCCTTTTGATGCTCAGGAAACAACAAAAGAAGACCTCTAA